One segment of Streptomyces sp. NA02950 DNA contains the following:
- a CDS encoding ABC transporter permease, which produces MTSPSRADVVEKAAPVAEGKTPVGLAPRQLMWRRFRRDRTGVISACVVLFFFAVALLAPLISSLYGKDPYTTYGLDRPELLDPLTGYPMKPNGGIDGEFWFGIEPKLGRDVLMQLVYGIRTSLLIGLAATVLSTLTGIAIGVVAGYLGGRTDYFLGRLIDLLLSFPQQLFFVAFMPVVTALFVSPQKETPTYFRVTALVMVLWLLGWMQLARLLRGQVLSLREREFVEAAKVTGASPWRIVRKELLPNLGTPILVQATLMLPNFVTTEAALSFLGVGMVEPTPDWGRMFAKGANFYEGDITYMFFPGIAMVVFVVAFNLLGDSVRDAMDPKTTR; this is translated from the coding sequence ATGACAAGTCCATCCCGGGCCGACGTGGTCGAGAAGGCCGCACCGGTCGCGGAGGGCAAGACTCCGGTCGGCCTGGCCCCGCGTCAACTGATGTGGCGGCGCTTCCGTCGCGACCGGACCGGTGTGATCTCCGCCTGCGTGGTGCTGTTCTTCTTCGCCGTCGCACTGCTGGCGCCGCTGATCTCGTCGCTGTACGGCAAGGATCCGTACACCACCTACGGCCTGGACCGCCCCGAGCTGCTTGACCCCCTGACCGGGTACCCGATGAAGCCCAACGGCGGGATCGACGGGGAGTTCTGGTTCGGCATCGAACCCAAGCTGGGCCGCGACGTGCTGATGCAACTGGTGTACGGCATCCGCACCTCCCTGCTGATCGGGCTGGCCGCGACCGTGCTCTCCACGCTCACCGGCATCGCCATCGGCGTGGTCGCGGGCTACCTGGGCGGCCGCACAGACTACTTCCTGGGCCGGCTCATCGATCTGCTGCTGTCCTTTCCGCAGCAGCTCTTCTTCGTCGCCTTCATGCCGGTGGTCACCGCGTTGTTCGTCAGCCCGCAGAAGGAGACGCCCACCTATTTCCGGGTGACCGCCCTGGTGATGGTGTTGTGGCTGCTGGGCTGGATGCAACTGGCCCGGCTGCTGCGCGGTCAGGTGCTCTCCCTGAGGGAACGCGAGTTCGTCGAGGCGGCCAAGGTGACCGGCGCCTCGCCGTGGCGGATCGTCCGCAAGGAGCTGCTGCCCAACCTCGGCACCCCGATCCTGGTGCAGGCCACACTGATGCTGCCGAACTTCGTGACGACGGAGGCGGCGCTGTCGTTCCTCGGGGTCGGGATGGTCGAACCGACACCCGACTGGGGCCGGATGTTCGCCAAGGGCGCCAACTTCTACGAGGGCGACATCACCTACATGTTCTTCCCCGGCATCGCCATGGTGGTCTTCGTGGTCGCCTTCAACCTGCTCGGGGACTCGGTCCGGGACGCGATGGACCCGAAGACCACACGCTGA
- a CDS encoding S9 family peptidase: protein MTGQLSFPRQHARTQRFTLGAPRALTVAPDDSRVVFLRSRTGTDRTGLLWVYDLAGHREYPVADPAELLGGAEEELSAEERARRERSREGSAGVVGYAVDAAVELAAFALSGRLFTADLTGGTSRELRVPGPVVDPRPSPDGRHVAYAASGALRVVGTDGEGDRALAEPEGDTITYGLAEFIAAEEMDRSRGFWWSPDGDALLAARVDDAPVRRWWIADPAHPDREPAEIAYPAAGTSNAEVRLVLLGLDGSRTEVEWDRQRYPYLARVHWSSYGPPLLLVQARDQRSQLYLAVDTETGRTSTVHVDEDPVWLDLFPGVPAWTQDGRLVRIADEGGARVLMVGDRKLTSGALQVRAVLGIGEEDVLFSASPGAGAALPELPGEIDVHRAWFRGSGDQGGWEPVGKRPFPAVHSAARGGEVIALSYAGLDRPGARVEIFRPADHRTAEPLGEIASYAEAPVLTARPRLVFAGKHDIPCAVLLPTGHREGDGPLPVLMDPYGGPHGQRVVAAHNAHLTSQWFADQGFAVIVADGRGTPGRSPGWEKAVRDDLAAVSLEDQVAALTALAGRFPLDLTKVAIRGWSYGGYLAGLAVLRRPDVFHAGVVGAPVTDLRLYDTHYMERYLGRPDERPEVYAANSLVTDEGLSGAAETVRPMMIVHGLADDNVVVAHSLRLSSALLAAGRPHEVLPLSGVTHMTPQEQVAENLLLLQVDFLKRSLGLR from the coding sequence ATGACCGGACAGCTCTCGTTCCCTCGGCAACACGCGCGCACCCAGCGTTTCACCCTCGGGGCACCCCGGGCCCTCACCGTGGCGCCCGACGATTCGCGCGTCGTCTTCCTGCGGTCCCGCACCGGCACCGACCGGACCGGCCTGCTGTGGGTGTACGACCTCGCCGGGCACCGGGAGTACCCGGTCGCGGACCCCGCGGAGCTGCTCGGCGGCGCCGAGGAGGAGCTGTCCGCCGAGGAGCGGGCGCGCCGCGAGCGCAGCCGCGAGGGGTCGGCCGGCGTGGTCGGCTACGCGGTGGACGCGGCCGTGGAGCTGGCCGCCTTCGCCCTCTCCGGACGGCTGTTCACCGCCGATCTGACCGGCGGCACCAGCCGTGAACTGCGGGTTCCGGGGCCGGTGGTGGATCCGCGCCCGTCCCCCGACGGCCGCCATGTCGCCTATGCGGCGAGCGGTGCGCTGCGGGTGGTCGGCACCGACGGCGAGGGCGACCGGGCGCTCGCCGAACCGGAGGGCGACACCATCACCTATGGCCTCGCGGAGTTCATCGCGGCCGAGGAGATGGACCGTTCGCGCGGCTTCTGGTGGTCGCCCGACGGGGACGCCCTGCTCGCCGCGCGGGTCGACGACGCCCCCGTACGGCGCTGGTGGATCGCCGATCCCGCCCACCCCGACCGGGAACCCGCCGAGATCGCCTACCCGGCCGCCGGAACCTCCAACGCCGAGGTGCGGCTGGTGCTGCTGGGCCTGGACGGCTCCCGTACGGAGGTCGAGTGGGACCGGCAGCGCTATCCCTACCTGGCCCGGGTGCACTGGTCGTCCTACGGTCCGCCGCTCCTCCTGGTCCAGGCGCGGGACCAGCGCAGCCAGCTCTATCTGGCCGTGGACACCGAGACCGGCCGGACCAGCACGGTCCATGTCGACGAGGACCCGGTTTGGCTGGATCTTTTCCCCGGGGTACCGGCGTGGACACAAGATGGTCGGCTCGTGCGGATCGCGGACGAGGGCGGCGCACGGGTGCTGATGGTCGGCGACCGCAAACTCACCTCCGGCGCCCTCCAGGTGCGCGCGGTCCTCGGCATCGGGGAGGAGGACGTGCTGTTCTCCGCGTCCCCCGGGGCCGGCGCGGCCCTTCCCGAACTGCCCGGTGAGATCGATGTGCACCGCGCCTGGTTCCGCGGCAGCGGCGACCAGGGCGGCTGGGAGCCGGTCGGCAAGCGGCCGTTCCCCGCGGTGCACTCCGCCGCGCGCGGCGGTGAGGTGATCGCCCTGTCATACGCGGGCCTGGACCGGCCCGGGGCCCGGGTGGAGATCTTCCGGCCCGCGGACCACCGCACGGCCGAACCGCTCGGGGAGATCGCCTCGTACGCGGAAGCGCCGGTGCTCACCGCCCGCCCCCGGCTGGTCTTCGCGGGCAAGCACGACATCCCCTGCGCCGTACTGCTGCCGACCGGCCACCGCGAGGGCGATGGGCCGCTGCCGGTGCTGATGGATCCCTACGGCGGTCCGCACGGCCAGCGCGTGGTGGCCGCTCACAACGCCCATCTGACCTCGCAGTGGTTCGCCGACCAGGGCTTCGCGGTGATCGTCGCCGACGGCCGCGGCACCCCCGGCCGCTCCCCCGGCTGGGAGAAGGCGGTGCGCGACGACCTGGCGGCCGTCTCGCTGGAGGACCAGGTGGCGGCGCTCACCGCGCTGGCCGGACGCTTCCCCCTGGACCTGACGAAGGTGGCCATCCGCGGCTGGTCCTACGGCGGCTATCTCGCCGGTCTCGCGGTGCTGCGCCGCCCCGATGTCTTCCACGCGGGGGTGGTCGGCGCCCCGGTCACCGATCTGCGGCTGTACGACACCCACTACATGGAGCGCTATCTGGGCCGGCCGGACGAGCGGCCCGAGGTCTACGCCGCCAACTCGCTGGTGACCGACGAGGGGCTGTCCGGTGCGGCGGAGACCGTCCGGCCGATGATGATCGTCCACGGGCTGGCGGACGACAACGTGGTCGTCGCGCACAGCCTGCGGCTCTCCTCGGCGCTGCTGGCCGCGGGCCGTCCGCACGAGGTGCTGCCGCTGTCCGGAGTGACCCATATGACCCCGCAGGAGCAGGTCGCGGAGAATCTGCTGCTGCTCCAGGTGGACTTCCTCAAGCGGTCCCTGGGGCTGCGCTAG
- a CDS encoding ABC transporter substrate-binding protein produces MTTMTSNHGRRARTVTVALAAGALALAGCSSGGGSGPKESKEKKMESQDISLGTTADSTGPAKDLPGAKKGGTVTVLQRDAFEHLDPGQIYVSDELIMQTLYNRTLTNYQVDDKTGKVKLVGDLATDTGKSSDGGRTWTYTLKDGLKFEDGSPITSKDVRHAVERLYAPFETNGPTYLQQWLSGEGQKYRKALPDGPYKGKHLPKTVLDTPDDKTVVFHFDQPRAEVPFAVAMPNIGAVPPAKDTKEKYDKAPVASGPYKIKNFKPGKGIQFVKNKHWDPRTDSIRHQYVDTFDVSFGHQWVDSTRRLQAAKGGDRNGMTLTNAVDPSQISSVLKDKEAMARSLTETQPYVDVVSINTDRVKDKRVREAIAWAFPSGQYLQQFGGPKAGEIGGGLVGPTLKGYNASFDPFEKRKYPGGNAKKARELLKKAGKDGYELVYGYGNGDTHQDASVVVERALERAGFKVQKKEIDQTTYYTQIGKVDNKYDLYRSSWGADWPSASTVVPPLYNGKNVYDDSANYSHLDVPWVNKEIGRVAKVSDLNQATKEWIKLSEKIFTDEVPAVPTFYNRLFTLWGPGLGGVKYHTVYGAVDPTAVFVK; encoded by the coding sequence ATGACCACCATGACGTCGAACCACGGGCGCAGAGCCCGCACAGTGACCGTCGCCCTGGCCGCGGGGGCCCTGGCGCTGGCCGGATGCAGCAGCGGGGGCGGCTCCGGCCCCAAGGAGTCCAAGGAGAAGAAGATGGAGTCCCAGGACATCTCCCTGGGCACCACCGCCGACTCCACGGGCCCCGCCAAGGACCTGCCGGGCGCCAAGAAGGGCGGCACGGTGACGGTGCTCCAGCGGGACGCGTTCGAGCATCTGGACCCGGGGCAGATCTATGTCAGCGATGAGCTGATCATGCAGACGCTCTACAACCGCACCCTGACCAACTACCAGGTCGACGACAAGACGGGGAAGGTCAAGCTGGTCGGCGACCTCGCGACCGACACCGGCAAATCCTCCGACGGCGGCCGCACCTGGACCTACACCCTCAAGGACGGGCTGAAGTTCGAGGACGGCTCGCCGATCACCTCCAAGGACGTCCGGCACGCCGTCGAGCGGCTCTACGCCCCGTTCGAGACCAACGGCCCGACCTATCTCCAGCAGTGGCTCTCCGGTGAGGGCCAGAAGTACCGCAAGGCGCTGCCGGACGGCCCGTACAAGGGCAAGCACCTGCCCAAGACGGTGCTGGACACCCCGGACGACAAGACCGTGGTCTTCCACTTCGACCAGCCGCGTGCCGAGGTGCCCTTCGCGGTGGCCATGCCCAACATCGGCGCGGTCCCGCCGGCGAAGGACACCAAGGAGAAGTACGACAAGGCCCCGGTCGCCTCCGGCCCCTACAAGATCAAGAACTTCAAGCCGGGCAAGGGCATCCAGTTCGTCAAGAACAAGCACTGGGACCCCAGGACCGACTCGATACGCCATCAGTACGTCGACACCTTCGACGTCTCCTTCGGCCACCAGTGGGTGGACTCCACCCGCCGGCTCCAGGCCGCCAAGGGCGGCGACCGGAACGGGATGACGCTCACCAACGCGGTCGACCCCTCGCAGATCTCCTCGGTCCTCAAGGACAAGGAGGCGATGGCCCGGTCGCTGACCGAAACGCAGCCCTATGTGGATGTCGTCTCGATCAACACCGATCGCGTCAAGGACAAGAGGGTGCGCGAGGCGATCGCCTGGGCCTTCCCCAGCGGTCAGTACCTCCAGCAGTTCGGCGGTCCCAAGGCCGGTGAGATCGGCGGCGGTCTGGTCGGCCCCACGCTCAAGGGCTACAACGCCTCCTTCGACCCGTTCGAGAAGCGGAAGTACCCGGGCGGCAATGCCAAGAAGGCCCGGGAGCTGCTGAAGAAGGCGGGCAAGGACGGCTACGAGCTGGTCTACGGCTACGGCAACGGCGACACCCACCAGGACGCCTCGGTGGTCGTCGAACGGGCCCTGGAGCGCGCCGGGTTCAAGGTCCAGAAGAAGGAGATCGACCAGACCACCTACTACACACAGATCGGCAAGGTCGACAACAAGTACGACCTGTACCGGTCCTCGTGGGGTGCCGACTGGCCTTCCGCCTCGACCGTGGTCCCCCCGCTGTACAACGGCAAGAACGTCTACGACGACTCCGCGAACTACTCCCACCTCGACGTCCCGTGGGTCAACAAGGAGATCGGCCGGGTCGCGAAGGTCAGCGATCTGAACCAGGCCACCAAGGAATGGATCAAGCTCAGCGAGAAGATCTTCACCGATGAGGTGCCCGCGGTGCCGACCTTCTACAACCGGCTGTTCACCCTCTGGGGCCCGGGTCTCGGCGGAGTGAAGTACCACACGGTCTACGGGGCCGTGGACCCCACGGCCGTCTTCGTCAAGTAG